The proteins below come from a single Psychrobacter sp. FDAARGOS_221 genomic window:
- a CDS encoding tetratricopeptide repeat protein, with translation MKLLKATLFTAFFCTAGIAQAELVANVPLDSSRFEQMSISNLTAQASQGNDHAQFYLAKRYQKGIGVAKNSLKAIEWYTRAANQNVTPAQLNLGIMYARGEGVAVNEQQARYWLERAAKRGDNRASYTLALIDEKQRKLVDAYKWYDLSARDGMLNEQVRNKARGKIGQLALNLSSSDVAAARSQADSWFQTK, from the coding sequence ATGAAACTACTAAAAGCCACGTTATTCACCGCTTTCTTTTGCACAGCAGGCATCGCGCAAGCTGAATTAGTCGCAAACGTTCCGTTAGACTCTTCTCGCTTTGAGCAAATGAGCATCAGTAACCTAACTGCTCAAGCTAGCCAAGGCAACGACCATGCTCAGTTTTATCTAGCAAAACGCTACCAAAAAGGTATCGGTGTTGCTAAGAACTCATTAAAAGCAATCGAGTGGTATACCCGCGCTGCGAACCAAAACGTAACCCCTGCTCAGCTAAACCTAGGCATCATGTATGCCCGCGGTGAAGGTGTTGCTGTGAACGAACAACAAGCACGTTACTGGTTAGAACGTGCTGCTAAGCGTGGTGATAACCGTGCCAGCTATACACTAGCTCTAATTGACGAGAAGCAACGTAAGCTGGTTGACGCCTACAAATGGTATGACCTATCAGCACGTGATGGCATGCTAAACGAGCAAGTGCGTAACAAAGCACGTGGTAAAATTGGTCAATTGGCATTAAACCTATCAAGCTCTGATGTTGCTGCTGCACGCAGTCAAGCAGACAGCTGGTTCCAAACTAAATAG
- the metW gene encoding methionine biosynthesis protein MetW, giving the protein MRIDHELAKRWIKPHSRVLDLGCGDGSLLEHMQQTLGVTGYGLELDEDKINEAIAKGLNIVEQDLNDGLARFADDSFDTVVMARALQAVKSPDTLLLDMLRVAREAVITFPNFAHWQNRLHLGLKGLMPVSEALPYQWYNTPNIHLCTFKDFEKLCADNGIEIINRYAVTDSGFGPGFGSSKRSQLISKVVKKAPNLLADVAIYRVTKANA; this is encoded by the coding sequence ATGAGAATAGATCATGAACTTGCCAAACGCTGGATCAAACCGCATTCTCGTGTGCTCGATTTAGGTTGTGGTGATGGCTCTTTACTTGAGCACATGCAGCAAACCCTTGGCGTGACTGGCTATGGCCTTGAGCTTGATGAAGATAAGATTAATGAGGCGATCGCCAAAGGCCTGAATATTGTTGAGCAGGACTTAAATGACGGTCTAGCTCGATTTGCAGATGATAGCTTTGATACCGTGGTGATGGCACGTGCCCTGCAGGCGGTCAAATCACCGGATACGCTTTTGCTAGATATGCTGCGTGTTGCTAGAGAGGCAGTGATTACCTTCCCAAACTTCGCCCATTGGCAAAACCGATTACACTTAGGATTAAAGGGACTGATGCCTGTCTCTGAAGCGCTGCCTTATCAATGGTACAACACGCCAAACATTCATCTGTGTACCTTTAAAGACTTTGAGAAACTATGCGCTGATAACGGTATTGAAATCATCAACCGTTATGCGGTAACAGATTCAGGGTTTGGCCCAGGCTTTGGCTCTAGCAAACGCTCTCAGTTAATCAGTAAAGTGGTTAAAAAAGCACCCAACTTATTGGCTGATGTTGCTATTTACCGAGTGACTAAAGCAAACGCTTAA
- the metX gene encoding homoserine O-succinyltransferase MetX, producing MQATTTDPKFANSVGIVTPQTMHFDTPLTLECNRVLPEFDLVYETYGTLNADKSNAVLICHALSGSHHAAGWHSEDDKKPGWWDNMIGPNKAIDTNRYFVVCLNNIGSCHGSTGPTTPIPDSSSEGEPGKPYGPDFPLITIKDWVKTQAMLSDRLGIDVWHAIVGGSMGGMQALQWSVDYPDRLKRCVIIASTPKLSAQNIAFNEVARQSILSDPDFNKGRYLEAGTYPRRGLILARMVGHITYLTEEAMKSKFGRDLKSGRFMYGYDVEFQVESYLRYQGERFSKNFDANTYLLMTKALDYFDPTRGYVDDDSLSDLDALKQTLKHTQCQYLIVSFTTDWRFAPARSEEIVDALMANDKPVSYVNVDAPHGHDSFLFDIPRYMGAVKGFLNAPFLDNKQQLKANNTKERLA from the coding sequence ATCCAAGCGACCACGACAGATCCAAAATTCGCCAACTCTGTGGGCATTGTTACCCCGCAGACGATGCATTTTGATACCCCATTAACATTAGAATGCAACCGGGTACTGCCTGAGTTTGATTTGGTGTATGAAACTTATGGCACACTCAACGCAGACAAATCCAATGCGGTTTTAATTTGCCATGCCTTATCTGGTAGTCATCATGCCGCAGGCTGGCACAGTGAGGATGATAAAAAGCCAGGCTGGTGGGACAATATGATTGGCCCTAATAAAGCGATTGATACCAATCGTTATTTTGTGGTTTGTCTCAACAATATTGGCAGCTGTCACGGCTCAACAGGACCGACCACACCTATCCCTGATAGTAGCAGTGAAGGTGAACCTGGCAAACCTTACGGCCCCGACTTTCCGCTGATTACCATTAAAGACTGGGTGAAAACCCAGGCCATGCTGTCTGATCGCTTGGGTATTGATGTCTGGCACGCCATCGTTGGTGGCTCTATGGGCGGCATGCAAGCACTACAGTGGTCGGTCGATTATCCGGACCGCTTAAAACGTTGTGTGATTATTGCCAGTACACCGAAACTATCGGCGCAAAATATTGCCTTTAACGAGGTCGCTCGTCAATCCATCTTATCTGATCCTGACTTTAATAAAGGTCGCTATCTAGAAGCAGGTACTTACCCTCGCCGTGGTTTGATTCTGGCGCGTATGGTTGGGCATATCACTTACCTCACTGAAGAAGCGATGAAGTCTAAATTCGGCCGTGACTTAAAGTCGGGTCGCTTTATGTATGGCTATGATGTTGAGTTTCAGGTCGAAAGCTATCTGCGTTATCAAGGTGAGCGCTTCAGTAAAAACTTTGATGCCAATACTTACTTATTGATGACCAAAGCACTCGATTACTTTGACCCGACTCGTGGTTATGTCGATGACGACAGTTTGTCAGACTTAGACGCATTAAAACAAACCCTTAAACACACCCAGTGCCAGTATCTGATTGTGTCGTTTACCACAGATTGGCGCTTTGCTCCGGCGCGCTCAGAAGAGATTGTTGATGCTTTGATGGCCAATGACAAGCCGGTTAGCTATGTCAATGTCGATGCCCCTCACGGTCATGACTCGTTCTTATTTGATATCCCACGCTATATGGGCGCGGTAAAAGGGTTCTTAAACGCCCCGTTTTTAGACAACAAACAGCAACTGAAAGCCAATAATACTAAGGAGCGCTTAGCATGA
- the hemH gene encoding ferrochelatase, whose amino-acid sequence MKPNHPPRIAVLLVNLGTPDEPTAPAVRRYLKQFLSDPRVIEIPQFLWAIILNLFVLPSRPKRVAEAYASVWEGDSPIRRILKEQVALLQQRFDSEDTPFDISVHPAMTYGNPGIPDVMDKLRSEGVEHFVILPLFPQYSATSGGAVYDAVTKWSLQQRNLPNLTIVKDYFAHPLYIKALADSIRRFQSEHGKPDKLMFSFHGIPQPYADKGDPYPKRCKCTAAQVAQELGLNDDEWIISFQSRFGKQEWVKPYTDVTLEEWGKSGVRSVQVVSPAFSADCLETLEELAMENRDNFLNAGGQEYHYIPALNTDEGHIDMMEALAKPLVAGWAGTLDGWV is encoded by the coding sequence ATGAAACCAAATCATCCCCCTCGTATTGCTGTTTTGTTGGTTAATTTGGGGACACCAGATGAGCCGACAGCGCCTGCGGTTCGCCGTTATTTAAAGCAGTTTTTATCCGACCCCAGAGTGATAGAGATTCCACAGTTTTTGTGGGCCATTATCCTTAATCTTTTTGTGCTACCCAGTCGACCGAAGCGTGTGGCAGAAGCCTATGCCAGTGTTTGGGAAGGTGATTCTCCGATTCGTAGAATTTTAAAAGAGCAAGTGGCTCTATTACAGCAGCGTTTTGATAGTGAGGACACGCCTTTTGACATATCGGTACATCCTGCCATGACCTATGGCAACCCAGGTATTCCGGATGTGATGGATAAGCTGCGCAGTGAGGGGGTCGAGCACTTTGTTATCCTGCCATTATTCCCTCAGTATTCAGCAACCTCTGGCGGTGCGGTTTATGACGCGGTCACTAAGTGGTCGCTACAGCAGCGTAACCTGCCAAATTTAACCATTGTTAAAGACTACTTTGCGCATCCACTTTATATTAAGGCATTGGCTGATTCAATTAGACGCTTTCAATCAGAGCATGGCAAGCCAGATAAGCTGATGTTTAGCTTCCATGGTATTCCACAGCCTTATGCTGATAAAGGCGATCCTTATCCTAAGCGCTGTAAATGTACTGCTGCGCAAGTGGCTCAGGAGTTGGGTCTTAACGATGACGAATGGATAATTAGCTTCCAGTCGCGCTTTGGTAAGCAAGAGTGGGTTAAGCCTTACACCGATGTGACGTTAGAGGAGTGGGGTAAGTCAGGTGTGCGCTCGGTACAGGTAGTGAGCCCTGCATTCTCGGCAGACTGTCTAGAGACGTTAGAAGAGCTGGCGATGGAAAACCGAGACAACTTCTTAAATGCTGGCGGCCAAGAGTATCACTATATCCCAGCCCTCAATACCGATGAGGGGCACATTGATATGATGGAAGCGTTGGCTAAGCCTTTGGTTGCAGGTTGGGCAGGTACACTAGATGGTTGGGTTTAA
- a CDS encoding ferritin → MSDKRLSDSMESALNEQMNNEAAQAQAYLALGIWADSNNYAGIAEFFYKHSEEERQHMFKFLEYIQTRGGEAKIGAIPAPQDNPTDLKSCIEDVWQHELDNSKKIYALVDKALDERDWPTFNFLQWFVKEQIEEEALIDELRDKFALASESKDNNANFYSLDRDMANAPQEAELPREQNL, encoded by the coding sequence ATGAGTGACAAGCGTCTTTCAGACAGTATGGAATCTGCACTAAACGAACAAATGAACAATGAAGCAGCGCAGGCACAAGCCTATTTAGCGCTTGGTATTTGGGCAGATTCAAACAACTATGCTGGTATTGCAGAATTCTTCTATAAGCATTCTGAAGAAGAGCGTCAGCACATGTTTAAATTCTTAGAATATATCCAAACTCGTGGCGGCGAAGCTAAAATTGGCGCCATCCCTGCACCACAAGACAATCCAACCGACTTAAAGTCGTGTATTGAAGATGTGTGGCAGCATGAGCTGGATAACTCGAAAAAGATTTATGCGTTAGTTGATAAAGCGCTAGATGAGCGTGATTGGCCAACATTTAACTTCCTACAATGGTTCGTTAAAGAGCAAATCGAAGAAGAAGCCTTGATTGATGAGCTACGTGATAAGTTTGCATTAGCTTCAGAAAGCAAAGACAACAACGCTAACTTCTACTCACTGGACCGCGATATGGCCAATGCCCCTCAGGAAGCTGAGCTGCCACGTGAGCAAAATCTATAA
- a CDS encoding SDR family NAD(P)-dependent oxidoreductase, with translation MTPLSILITGASRGIGLTTAKKLAAKGHNVGLFDIDVEQLETALNDKAFKKAIKSNSIAHGNLDVTLPEDWDAAIELMNEKFGSIDVLINNAGILVTGDLPDTNLDAQLKLVDINCKGVLTGCHKVGSQMTGQSYEKIINLSSASAIYGQPEIAPYSASKFFVRGLTEALNIEFEPKGIKVVDVMPLWVQTDMTKGVSVTSIDRLGLNLTADDVGKLLYKLSVAPNKKLTKTHYSVGIPAKVFNALAQISPSASMVRWVNKMVGA, from the coding sequence ATGACCCCTCTTTCAATTCTAATTACCGGTGCCTCTCGTGGCATTGGCTTAACTACCGCAAAAAAACTGGCCGCCAAAGGTCATAATGTTGGCCTATTCGATATCGATGTGGAACAACTTGAAACTGCTCTAAACGATAAAGCCTTTAAAAAGGCCATTAAATCAAACTCAATAGCCCACGGCAATTTGGACGTCACTCTCCCTGAAGACTGGGACGCCGCTATTGAATTAATGAATGAAAAATTTGGTAGTATTGATGTCTTAATCAACAACGCGGGTATCTTGGTGACCGGTGATTTGCCTGATACCAACCTAGATGCGCAATTAAAGTTGGTCGATATCAACTGTAAAGGCGTACTGACCGGCTGTCATAAAGTCGGTAGCCAAATGACAGGTCAAAGTTATGAGAAGATCATCAACCTCTCATCTGCCTCTGCCATTTATGGTCAACCTGAAATTGCACCCTACTCTGCCAGTAAATTCTTTGTTCGCGGCTTAACAGAAGCATTGAATATCGAATTTGAACCAAAAGGCATTAAAGTGGTCGATGTGATGCCACTTTGGGTACAAACCGATATGACTAAAGGTGTGAGCGTGACCAGTATTGATCGCTTGGGCTTAAACCTAACCGCTGACGATGTGGGCAAATTGCTTTACAAACTATCAGTTGCGCCTAATAAAAAGCTGACCAAAACTCACTATTCAGTAGGTATCCCTGCGAAAGTATTTAATGCACTGGCACAAATTTCGCCAAGTGCTTCTATGGTACGCTGGGTTAATAAAATGGTCGGTGCCTAG
- a CDS encoding alkane 1-monooxygenase: protein MSANLQPEQHYQISKAVAYNRLSDPKRKMWLLSPLAPIIGWAMYLGVKDQQGPDLKNTLVAWSGSLFTYGFIPALDVLIGKDDDNLTESAFKALENDAYYQKIVHAFIPLNYTALFIAAHQFTHRKMPWYNKLGVAITAGIGSGIAINAAHELGHKQDSLNRTLARFSLAPSAYGHFAIEHNFGHHRWVATPQDPATSRYNESFWQFLPRTVIGGLRSAINIERKRLERRNKGFWHKNNELLQGWAITAALYAALYMLNGKKVIPFIAIQALYGFSLLESVNYLEHYGLLRQKDANGRYEPTRPEHSWNSNNTVTNLFLYQLQRHSDHHAHPSRPYQVLRHFDESPQLPSGYASMIVPAYIPPLWFAMMNKRVVAHYKGDMSRINMHDKPLSPSMQRATEYVQKGLDWLGKFKK, encoded by the coding sequence ATGAGCGCTAATCTACAGCCTGAACAACATTATCAAATCAGCAAGGCGGTTGCCTATAATCGCCTGTCAGATCCTAAGCGCAAAATGTGGTTACTCAGTCCATTGGCACCCATTATTGGGTGGGCGATGTATCTGGGAGTGAAAGATCAGCAAGGCCCAGACTTAAAAAATACATTAGTAGCTTGGTCGGGCAGTTTGTTCACTTATGGCTTTATTCCAGCGCTGGATGTGCTCATTGGTAAGGATGACGATAACTTAACTGAATCTGCGTTTAAAGCGCTTGAAAATGACGCCTATTATCAAAAGATTGTACATGCCTTTATCCCGCTAAATTATACCGCACTCTTCATTGCCGCTCATCAGTTCACACACCGTAAAATGCCTTGGTATAACAAGCTGGGTGTGGCCATTACTGCCGGTATCGGTAGTGGCATTGCAATTAATGCTGCGCATGAGCTGGGTCACAAACAAGACTCGCTAAACCGTACTTTGGCAAGATTTAGTTTGGCGCCATCGGCCTATGGTCACTTTGCTATTGAGCATAACTTTGGCCATCATCGCTGGGTTGCTACCCCACAAGATCCGGCTACCAGCCGTTACAACGAAAGTTTTTGGCAGTTTTTACCGCGTACGGTCATCGGTGGATTGCGTTCAGCCATTAACATTGAGCGCAAACGCTTGGAGCGTCGTAATAAAGGCTTTTGGCACAAAAACAATGAGCTGCTTCAAGGCTGGGCCATCACCGCTGCCTTATATGCCGCGCTGTATATGCTCAATGGCAAAAAGGTGATTCCGTTTATCGCCATTCAAGCCCTGTATGGTTTTAGTTTATTAGAGTCAGTCAATTACTTAGAGCATTATGGTCTATTGCGCCAAAAAGATGCCAATGGTCGCTATGAGCCGACCCGCCCTGAGCATAGCTGGAACAGTAATAACACAGTGACCAACTTATTCTTATATCAATTGCAGCGTCATTCAGACCATCATGCTCATCCAAGCCGTCCATATCAGGTGTTGCGCCACTTTGATGAGTCGCCACAGCTGCCCAGTGGCTATGCCAGTATGATTGTGCCGGCTTATATTCCGCCATTATGGTTTGCGATGATGAATAAGCGGGTAGTGGCGCATTATAAGGGTGATATGAGTCGCATTAATATGCATGACAAACCACTAAGTCCAAGTATGCAGCGTGCGACCGAATATGTACAAAAAGGCTTAGATTGGCTTGGTAAATTTAAAAAATAG
- a CDS encoding oxygenase MpaB family protein, with translation MDSQTTARSKTVMTNKHKATSIYDYGRTARLDENQDLQVLQRMRRFLLPSDYTIKPERLDQIANGYEITDAVVDAIIKKHGRFADALQQSIVDKAGFEASDRAHLLDDPDFQQLREQFATHPDWFDAKLAEKGAIAYRRYPLTLVWLLRNVALMAGYSIPALSLPLIKTGALVHDALPRLYRTYGYMMAVSEHPKITGDDTVLAIGGEAWRQTIRVRQLHSMIRKGLVKEGFDTQYWAQPINQSDMIATHLQFSLLISQGLKWLGARISEEEARGIMHLWRLATWWMGVDLARIPNTEQESWGWFYHYLSVQKLDFEVGRPLAKALHDLPSQIMGETNWRGHAVELVNASVTRTFVGDDVGDGLKLPKLPLRQGVLLTAPILFGIDTARQLHPKLEKRIERFRRTRQDNMNWWLKKNDPYYANKKTL, from the coding sequence ATGGATTCACAAACAACAGCTCGCTCCAAAACAGTCATGACCAACAAACACAAAGCGACATCTATCTATGACTATGGCCGCACGGCACGTCTCGATGAGAATCAAGACCTGCAAGTGCTACAGCGTATGCGCCGGTTTTTATTACCCAGCGACTATACCATTAAGCCTGAGCGATTAGATCAAATAGCCAATGGCTACGAGATTACTGATGCTGTGGTTGACGCGATTATCAAAAAACACGGTAGATTTGCCGATGCGCTGCAGCAATCTATCGTTGATAAAGCTGGGTTTGAGGCATCAGATCGAGCGCATCTGCTCGATGATCCGGACTTTCAACAGTTGCGTGAGCAGTTTGCCACGCACCCTGATTGGTTTGACGCTAAGCTTGCTGAAAAAGGGGCGATTGCCTATCGGCGCTATCCGCTGACCTTAGTCTGGCTGCTGCGCAACGTGGCATTAATGGCCGGCTACAGTATTCCTGCCTTATCATTACCACTGATTAAAACCGGCGCATTGGTACACGATGCGCTGCCACGTCTATACCGTACTTATGGTTATATGATGGCGGTGTCTGAACATCCAAAAATCACCGGTGATGACACCGTGTTAGCGATTGGCGGAGAAGCGTGGCGGCAAACCATAAGAGTGCGTCAACTGCACAGCATGATTCGAAAAGGCTTGGTCAAAGAGGGCTTTGATACCCAGTATTGGGCGCAGCCGATTAACCAGTCGGATATGATAGCGACTCATTTACAGTTTTCACTGCTCATCTCTCAAGGTCTAAAGTGGCTTGGCGCGCGCATTAGCGAGGAAGAAGCCAGAGGCATTATGCATCTGTGGCGGTTAGCAACCTGGTGGATGGGGGTAGACTTAGCGCGTATTCCTAACACTGAACAGGAGTCATGGGGATGGTTTTATCATTATCTATCGGTACAAAAGTTAGACTTTGAGGTCGGTAGGCCGCTTGCCAAAGCGCTGCATGATTTGCCGTCACAGATTATGGGTGAGACCAATTGGCGTGGTCATGCAGTTGAGCTGGTCAATGCCAGCGTCACTCGGACCTTTGTCGGCGATGATGTGGGAGATGGGTTGAAATTGCCCAAGCTGCCATTGCGGCAGGGGGTGCTACTTACTGCGCCTATATTATTTGGCATAGATACCGCGCGTCAGTTGCATCCTAAGCTTGAGAAACGGATTGAGCGATTTAGACGTACTCGCCAAGACAATATGAACTGGTGGCTTAAGAAAAATGATCCTTATTATGCCAATAAAAAAACGCTGTAA
- a CDS encoding MipA/OmpV family protein — protein MLTPVSLLTMILLSSQAVAQDQPNASNAEDNSQLSVGVSAMYVNNAYDADNKVRVLPSIYYDNGQVYLKGIQLGGYLYDDDTSKVTAFIQPGGNKFDPDDANGALRGLDKRKVSGMAGVGYQRRVSYALVSAQLATDVLSNSKGTTAKLSVGTRLPLGKVMVMPSIGVEWVNDNYNEYYYGVSEKESAQTGVRNYKPGSSINPYINVSANYKINQDWSLFLGQAVSYLPDEQYDSPMVDDRVSYRTTLGVSYDF, from the coding sequence ATGTTGACTCCTGTTTCACTGTTGACAATGATACTGCTTAGTAGTCAGGCCGTTGCTCAAGATCAACCTAATGCCAGCAATGCTGAAGATAACAGCCAACTTAGTGTTGGGGTTAGCGCGATGTATGTGAATAATGCATACGACGCTGACAATAAAGTTCGCGTACTGCCCAGCATCTATTATGATAATGGCCAAGTGTATCTTAAAGGCATCCAGTTGGGCGGCTACTTATATGATGATGACACCAGCAAAGTCACTGCCTTTATCCAACCGGGCGGAAACAAGTTTGATCCTGACGATGCCAATGGGGCTTTACGTGGATTAGACAAACGCAAAGTGTCTGGCATGGCTGGGGTTGGTTATCAGCGCCGTGTATCCTACGCCCTCGTTAGTGCTCAGCTTGCCACCGATGTACTCAGTAACAGTAAAGGAACTACCGCCAAGTTATCAGTCGGCACCCGCTTACCGTTAGGCAAAGTTATGGTCATGCCGAGTATTGGCGTTGAATGGGTCAATGACAATTACAACGAATATTATTATGGCGTATCTGAGAAAGAGTCGGCGCAAACAGGGGTTCGCAACTATAAGCCTGGCTCAAGCATCAATCCTTACATTAATGTCAGTGCCAATTATAAGATAAACCAAGACTGGTCATTATTCTTAGGTCAAGCCGTGAGCTATTTGCCGGATGAGCAATATGATAGCCCTATGGTCGATGACCGTGTGAGCTACCGAACCACCTTGGGCGTCAGTTATGACTTTTAA